The following proteins come from a genomic window of Plectropomus leopardus isolate mb chromosome 11, YSFRI_Pleo_2.0, whole genome shotgun sequence:
- the nup205 gene encoding nuclear pore complex protein Nup205 isoform X1 — protein MAAQMAVNSGASLWGPLKELWETVDGAVLRRQPESVHLLDLQLKKHKPHFLSLYKNPPKSAEQREKVRKASTEGIAIQGQQGSRLLPEQLLSEAFILSDLFDVGELAALELLLAGEQQQPHFPGLTRGLVAVLLYWDGKLCVANSLRTLIQSRHGKTFTLDLSGELVALTTRFTDELMSQGLTKRILTLVSEINVTREFEKLQKERGLGNEKHRKEVSDLIKECRQALADSLFSWTCQSPLSKDDTLALIGHLETVTAQADGSLDSVNLALVMALLYCLDVSFIEQGTEDREDLIQALPLLTERQYVSAVHSRLMDGQPWKLPGLQATCRLAWALSLRVLSQLPQGCALVEFTEADEALADQALVGDVFLFMKEGILGCESFGQEEFYIRRLHSLITDFLALMPMKVKQLRNRADEDARLVHMSLQMDSELPSSLRKDLDHLMILIGEFYSKDSFGLELGLEFWCPTESLQHTSLQGSYLGMALQRPPHKQVVLSKFVRQMGDLLPSTLYISYLRMLKGLANGPQCAHYAFSLLKTNGATHSDNIQGVSGSPVSWEHFFHSLMLYHENLRRDFPNPDAAHYRHPPLRGITQRELEGLTSFLQLLTTIITWSENARLALCEHPQWTPVVVMLGLLQCSVPPILKAELLHCLAAFGKSPEIAASLWQSLEYTQILQTVRAPGQRQGAGIEVELNEIESSCEEYPLTRAFCHLISILVESSLPINLGAGLRVPGFQPYLNFLRDSVFLPFPTRAYRRPAEKWEVADAVLEVFHKLLRDYEPQPSDFVQEMVELQGEQVAAHKPPGHSIMFHLLNDSPMLALCLSLLEEGVRQLDTFALFPGKKHLESAVLHCLCLLDLALQKEVVFMDLLRESQSSLLVSPLEQLLQGVSPQTRRADHIVNIARYLYHSSSNPEAAFQSAKILRRIANYPNIQTRLVGDFTHDQTVSDKLMAGFVECLDNEEAEEGAENADDSDSQKKVARIRHETQIHMLNLLITSLELKTPNLALYLLGYEVKKPVSSTNLQDPGVLGCPRSCLHAILSLLQRGTEKRSGPVLTQQAPHLAELCYQVIHQLCACPDTSGPTMRYLRTSQDFLFSHLQHLPFILPSNQIAALSQMSWLMKTAAIELRVTSLNRQRSHTQRLVSLLLDDQPHTQHTVDGESGMEEETRSVSGFLHFDTVSKVRRKLLSVLDAIDFSQDMPELLQLDFFERTQIEQVISNCEHVNEQGHTVCNVKLLHRVLVAEVNALQGMAAIGQRPLLMEEVNSILQQVVERNRVRRSLSAKRHALRSWRSLVETLLTACPADLIPADDRQLIIRDLLLDLHDKVLSEDAAGELMPIVAGAVFTLTAHLSQSVLSEQQQGAGLEASSGFASIANSALHLILRKLLDFILCTGGGYQRLRAHLYGSLLYYLQIAQKPEEPDTLQTAGKAMWERLTAPEDGFSKLQRENLAIIENYGKALMEVVCRDACDGHEISRMLALAVLDRILSIDRQNQWLVYVCNSGYLRSLVESLRQDDAALQSLLTPQPPLLKPLYIYESKMALLTRVAKTGQGAVELLRCGLVAQLIECQVFDMVPDSDAHRVMRDPSGFIPSPMDRYRQILLPTLRLFQVILTSTTMNHQQGAAQVLQWLIVHADTIQSLLRCQELSMGALQELSLLTGIISKTALPGVLESGGDVNSAAVMEFHGHINRFQRLCLSLLGRLAGSERERLLKQAEIATPGDSAERREEMEVAMQQVCANIMEYCQTLLLQSSAQAQFSICLFSPSGSEPAGRDGGRPDLSSTLPSMAYARAPSLGLVLYLLKNSAADFFRFHQSHRQSLGKLQSLDQLPPEELKELCQGLVSGPGGVEKISSVQRSLLAKRRLVQLINNRAKLLALCSYVIETCLFVLWRHLEYYLLHCTPSDPKDSLMPGTSLYRSRLTDDSFGGLQAIGGRGLGLSRVSQQDLDLLKSDMTAGFGEALQRKLLEVEGLYSQVRSRYTFIQALVRRIRGLLRQPKS, from the exons ATGGCGGCGCAGATGGCGGTAAATTCGG GAGCCAGTCTGTGGGGGCCGCTGAAGGAGTTGTGGGAGACAGTCGATGGAGCGGTGTTGAGGAGACAGCCAGAGAGCGTCCACCTCCTGGACCTGCAGCTAAAGAAACACAAACCGCACTTTCTCTCACTCTATAAGAACCCG CCAAAGAGTGCAGAGCAAAGAGAGAAAGTGCGTAAGGCCAGCACAGAAGGCATTGCCATCCAAGGTCAGCAGGGGTCCCGGCTCCTTCCAGAGCAGCTTCTCTCAGAGGCCTTCATCCTCAGCGATTTGTTTGATGTTGGAGAGTTAGCAGCTTTGGAGCTTCTCTTAGCAG gtgagcagcagcagccccatTTTCCAGGTCTGACTCGAGGTCTAGTAGCTGTGCTGCTCTACTGGGATGGAAAGCTTTGTGTGGCTAATTCCCTGCGCACACTCATCCAGTCACGCCATGGCAAGACTTTCACCCTGGAcctcag CGGAGAGCTGGTTGCTTTGACAACACGTTTTACAGATGAACTAATGAGCCAGGGTCTGACCAAACGCATCCTTACCTTGGTGTCAGAGATAAATGTGACACGCGAGTTTGAAAAGCTGCAGAAGGAACGTGGCCTGGGCAATGAGAAACACAGGAAAGAG GTCTCCGACCTCATTAAAGAATGCAGACAGGCTCTGGCAGACAGCCTGTTTTCATGGACCTGCCAATCACCTTTGTCTAAAGATGACACTCTGGCCCTTATTGGCCACCTGGAGACAGTGACGGCTCAAGCTGATGGCTCATTGGACAGTGTGAATCTGGCTCTGGTCATGGCACTACTCTACTGCTTGGACGTCAGCTTCATTGAACAGGGAACAGAAGATAGAGAGG ATCTGATCCAGGCTCTGCCGTTGCTGACTGAGAGGCAGTATGTGTCTGCAGTGCACAGCCGTCTGATGGACGGCCAGCCGTGGAAGCTTCCAGGTCTGCAGGCTACGTGTCGACTCGCCTGGGCTCTGTCTCTGAGAGTACTTTCACAGCTGCCACAGGGATGTG CCCTGGTTGAGTTCACTGAGGCAGATGAGGCTCTGGCTGACCAGGCTCTAGTGGGCGATGTCTTCCTGTTTATGAAGGAGGGCATCCTGGGATGTGAGAGTTTTGGTCAGGAAGAGTTTTACATCCGCCGCCTCCATTCACTCATCACAGACTTCCTGGCACTCATGCCAATGAAG GTGAAGCAGCTTCGTAATCGTGCCGATGAAGATGCCCGTCTGGTCCACATGTCCCTACAGATGGACAGCGAGCTTCCATCATCGTTACGGAAGGACTTAGACCACCTCATGATCCTC ATAGGAGAGTTTTACAGTAAGGACTCATTTGGGCTTGAGTTGGGTCTGGAGTTTTGGTGTCCCACAGAGTCTCTCCAACACACCTCCCTGCAGGGATCCTACCTGGGAATGGCACTGCAAAGGCCGCCACATAAACAG GTGGTTCTGTCCAAGTTTGTACGTCAGATGGGAGACCTCCTGCCCTCCACCCTCTATATCTCATATCTCCGTATGCTGAAAGGGCTTGCCAATGGTCCGCAATGTGCCCATTACGCCTTCAGCCTGCTGAAAACCAACGGAGCCACACACA GTGACAACATCCAGGGAGTTTCAGGCAGCCCGGTGTCCTGGGAACATTTCTTTCACTCCCTTATGCTCTACCATGAGAACCTGCGACGAGACTTTCCAAATCCAGATGCAGCACACTACCGCCACCCGCCACTGAGGGGCATCACCCAAAGAGAGCTGGAGGGACTCACGTCATTTTTGCAGTTGCTCACCACCATCATTACCTGG aGTGAAAATGCTCGTCTGGCATTGTGTGAGCATCCTCAGTGGACCCCAGTTGTAGTGATGTTGGGGTTGCTACAGTGCAGCGTTCCTCCCATCCTGAAGGCTGAGCTTCTGCACTGCCTCGCAGCGTTTGGGAAGTCACCAGAAATTGCTGCTTCACTCTGGCAGTCACTGGAGTACACACAG ATCCTTCAGACAGTGCGAGCCCCAGGACAGCGGCAGGGAGCTGGAATTGAG GTGGAGCTGAATGAGATCGAGTCCAGCTGTGAGGAGTATCCCCTGACAAGAGCCTTCTGTCACCTGATCAGCATATTGGTTGAGAGCAGCCTGCCCATTAATTTAGGGGCAGGGCTACGCGTCCCAGGCTTTCAGCCCTACCTGAACTTCTTGCGCGATTCTGTGTTCCTCCCTTTCCCCACCAGAGCGTATCGCCGGCCAGCTGAGAAG TGGGAGGTTGCCGATGCAGTCTTGGAAGTTTTCCACAAGCTGCTGCGGGACTACGAGCCTCAGCCGTCAGACTTTGTCCAGGAGATGGTGGAGCTGCAGGGTGAGCAGGTCGCGGCCCACAAGCCCCCCGGCCACAGCATCATGTTCCACCTGCTCAACGACTCGCCCATGCTGGCGCTGTGCCTCAGCCTGCTGGAGGAGGGTGTACGCCAGCTGGACACCTTTGCACTGTTCCCTG GTAAGAAGCACTTGGAGTCTGCGGTGCTGCACTGCCTGTGCCTGTTGGACTTGGCCCTGCAGAAGGAGGTGGTGTTCATGGACCTGCTCAGGGAGAGCCAGTCCTCCCTGCTGGTTTCCCCGTTAGAGCAGCTCCTCCAGGGGGTCAGTCCTCAAACTCGAAGGGCAGATCACATTGTCAATATTGCCAG GTATCTGTACCACAGCAGCTCCAACCCAGAGGCTGCCTTCCAGAGTGCCAAGATCCTGCGTCGGATTGCCAACTACCCCAACATTCAGACGAGGCTGGTGGGAGATTTCACACACGACCAG ACTGTGAGTGACAAGCTTATGGCAGGTTTTGTGGAGTGTCTGGACAATGAAGAGGCCGAGGAGGGAGCTGAGAACGCAGATG actcagactcacaaaAGAAGGTTGCAAGAATCCGACATGAAACCCAGATCCATATGCTGAACCTGCTCATCACCTCCTTGGAGCTGAAGACACCAAACCTGGCCCTGTATCTGTTGGGCTATGAAGTCAAGAAGCCTGTCTCCTCTACCAACCTCCAGGACCCAG GTGTGTTGGGATGTCCACGAAGCTGCCTGCATGCCATCCTGAGTCTGCTGCAGAGAGGCACTGAGAAGAGATCAGGACCTGTCCTCACACAGCAGGCCCCACACCTGGCTGAGCTCTGCTACCAG GTGATCCACCAGCTGTGTGCCTGCCCAGACACATCTGGACCTACCATGCGCTATTTGAGGACCAGTCAGGACTTCCTGTTCTCTCACCTGCAGCATCTTCCCTTCATCCTGCCCA GTAACCAGATCGCTGCCCTCTCTCAGATGTCTTGGCTCATGAAAACAGCTGCCATTGAGCTGAGAGTGACATCACTGAACCGCCAGCGCTCACATACACAGCGCCTCGTCAGCCTCCTGTTGGATGATCAGCCGCACACTCAACACACAG ttgaTGGTGAATCTGGAATGGAGGAAGAAACCAGATCAGTCAGTGGGTTTCTGCATTTTGACACAGTTTCTAAAG TGCGCAGGAAGTTGCTGAGTGTGCTGGACGCCATCGATTTCAGTCAGGATATGCccgagctgctgcagctggactTCTTTGAGCGTACACAGATAGAGCAGGTGATCTCTAACTGTGAGCATGTTAATGAGCAAGGACACACAGTGTGCAACGTTAAG TTGCTGCATAGAGTGCTGGTCGCTGAGGTGAACGCTCTGCAGGGAATGGCGGCCATTGGACAGAGGCCCCTGTTAATGGAG GAGGTGAACTCCATCCTGCAGCAGGTGGTGGAACGAAATCGTGTCCGTCGGAGTTTGAGTGCAAAGCGACATGCACTGCGTTCCTGGAGGAGCCTGGTGGAGACGCTGCTGACCGCCTGTCCAGCTGATCTCATACCTGCTGACGACAGGCAGCTCATTATCAGAGACTTGCTGCTAGACCTGCACGATAAG GTGTTATCTGAGGACGCAGCAGGAGAGCTGATGCCCATTGTTGCCGGGGCAGTCTTCACTCTGACAGCCCACCTCAGCCAATCAGTCCTGTCTGAGCAGCAGCAAGGGGCGGGGTTAGAAGCATCCTCTGGCTTTGCCTCCATCGCCAACTCGGCCCTGCACCTGATTCTCCGTAAACTGCTGGACTTCATCCTTTGTACTG GAGGTGGATACCAGCGTCTGCGTGCCCACTTGTATGGCTCTCTGTTGTACTACCTTCAAATCGCCCAGAAACCTGAGGAGCCGGACACCCTGCAGACAG CAGGGAAGGCAATGTGGGAGAGACTCACAGCACCTGAAGATGGTTTCTCCAAACTGCAGCGAGAGAATCTCGCTATCATTGAGAATTATGGCAAGGCTCTCATGGAGGTGGTGTGTCGGGACGCCTGTGACGGCCATGAAATCAGCAGG aTGTTGGCTCTGGCAGTGCTGGACCGGATCCTGTCCATAGACCGTCAGAATCAGTGGCTGGTTTACGTCTGCAACAGTGGCTACCTGCGGTCGCTAGTTGAGAGTCTGAGACAGGATGATGCCGCCCTGCAGAGCCTGCTCACACCTCAGCCACCACTCCTCAAACCACTCTACATCTATGAGAGCAAGATG gctcTGCTGACTCGTGTGGCGAAGACAGGTCAGGGAGCTGTGGAGCTGCTGCGCTGTGGGCTGGTTGCACAGCTGATAGAGTGTCAGGTGTTTGACATGGTGCCCGACAGCGATGCACACAG GGTGATGAGGGACCCATCAGGCTTCATCCCCAGCCCCATGGACCGCTACAGGCAGATTCTCTTACCAACATTGAGGCTCTTTCAGGTGATCCTGACCTCTACCACCATGAATCATCAGCAGGGGGCAGCACAG GTCCTGCAGTGGCTCATAGTGCACGCAGACACCATTCAGTCCCTGTTGCGCTGTCAGGAGCTCAGTATGGGGGCTTTGCAGGAGCTCTCCTTGCTCACTGGCATCATCAGCAAGACGGCTCTGCCAg GTGTCCTTGAGTCGGGCGGGGATGTCAACAGTGCTGCTGTTATGGAGTTCCATGGTCACATCAACAGATTCCAG cgtctctgtctgtccctgctTGGCCGTCTGGCAGGGAGTGAGCGGGAGCGGTTGCTAAAGCAGGCCGAAATTGCTACACCGGGAGACTCAGcagaaagaagagaggagatggaggtgGCCATGCAACAG GTGTGTGCTAACATCATGGAGTACTGCCAaacgctgctgctgcagagctcagCCCAGGCCCAGTTCAGCATCTGCCTCTTCAGCCCGTCAGGCAGCGAGCCAGCTGGCAGGGATGGAGGACGACCAG atctCTCTTCCACTCTGCCATCAATGGCTTACGCCCGTGCCCCCAGCCTCGGTCTGGTTCTGTACCTGCTGAAAAATAGCGCTGCAGATTTCTTCAGGTTCCACCAGAGTCACAGACAAAGTTTGGGCAAACTGCAGAGCCTGGATCAACTGCCCCCAGAGGAGCTCAAGGAG CTGTGCCAAGGCCTGGTGTCAGGCCCAGGAGGGGTGGAAAAAATCTCATCAGTCCAGAGGAGCTTGCTAGCCAAGAGACGACTGGTCCAGCTTATAAACAACAGAGCCAAGCTGCTGGCTCTGTGCTCCT ATGTTATCGagacttgtttgtttgtgttgtggcGCCACCTGGAGTATTACCTTTTGCATTGTACTCCCTCCGATCCCAAGGACTCCCTGATGCCTGGAACTAGTTTGTACAGATCGCGCCTCACAGATG ACTCATTTGGTGGATTGCAGGCAATTGGAGGTCGTGGCCTTGGTCTGTCCCGAGTCAGCCAACAAGACCTAGACCTG CTGAAAAGCGACATGACTGCAGGTTTTGGAGAGGCTCTGCAGAGGAAActgctggaggtggagggcTTGTACAGCCAGGTCCGCTCCCGCTACACCTTCATCCAGGCCTTGGTTCGCAGGATCCGTGGTCTGCTCAGACAGCCAAAAAgctga